The DNA sequence ATTTTATTCACCTTCAGTTTCTATATTTGTCTCAAAATATGATTGCAGGGGAACTACCAGGGAGCATGGGAAAACTCACAAGCTTGACGGTGCTTGATCTATCAATGAACAACATTAGTGGAATATTGCCAAAATCCATGGGGAACTTATGCAAGTTACAGTGGTTAGatttaagtagcaatttaataAAAGGAGCAATTGATGATCTTGTGAACCGCTTGTCTAATTGCCCTGAGAACTACATAAGAAATAGTTCTTCTGTTTCAGAGGACACGGATGGTATGAGCTACTTAAATTTGGCGAACAACAGATTTAATGGAAGGGTCCCAGATAGCATAGGTAGGTTAGCTAATCTGAGAATCTTACAGCTCAAGGAAAATTCATTTGTTGGCACTTTAACTGAACACCATTTTCTAAATCTAACAGACTTGTATTACATGGATTTCTCCTATAATTTGCTGCAGCTTAATGTGCCCAACGATTGGGTGCCTCCTTTTTATGCTGATACTATCATGATGTGCTCTTGCAGAATAAGCTCTGTGTTTCCTGCTTGGCTTAAAACTCAAACAGGGCTGGAGTATCTTTGTCTATCAGAGGCCGAAATTTCTGGCAATGTCCCAACATGGTTTTGGAATTTATCATCCAATGGTTTGGTCTTGCTCAATATATCGCATAATAATTTAAGTGGAATTCACCTACTTTTGCAACATTCCTCCTTGGAGATTATTGATATGAGCCGCAACAAATTTGAAGGTTTTGATACCTGATTGAACTCTTCATCTTTGGCCATGATTGATCTAAGTAACAACTCTTTATTTGCTCCTATTTCATTAAGCTTTGCTGGGAttcaatttctttctttatcaCATAATCATATTAATGGCAGCATACCATCTCTGTAACCTCACTATTTTGAAAAATGCTGGATCTGTTAGCAACAACATGCGTCTGGAGAACTTCCACATTGCTGGAATCAGTTATCATTACaagaattattaatttatctacaacaatttCTTTGGCAGCATTCCTGAAGCCATTGTGTCTCACCAATCTTCGATCGTTGCATTTGCAAAAGAATAGTCTATCTGGAAATCTCCCTTTGTCGctgaaaaatgcaaaaattgGTGGTTCTAGACATTGGTGAGAAACAGGCTTTCTGGTACAATACCTTCATGGATTGgaagttcttgcatcattagtatTCCTTCGCTTGAGATCAAACTTGTTCGAAGGTTCAATACCAGAGCAATTATTAAACCTCTCATCCCTCCAGGTTCTGGATCTTGCACAAAACAACCTCTCAGTTGTCATTTTTCCTCATACTTTTGGAGGTTTTAAAGTGATGGCCACAAGTTACAGTGAAAGATCCCGGCTCTTGATTTCCCAATATGATCAAGAGCGCAATTTCACTAATGTTTCAGGAACATACGAGTACTTGGAGTCTCGTGGTGATAAGTGCAAAGGGGCAGCAAACTGAATACACAAAAGGAGAGTACTTTTCTAGTCACTAGCATTGACTTGNNNNNNNNNNNNNNNNNNNNNNNNNNNNNNNNNNNNNNNNNNNNNNNNNNNNNNNNNNNNNNNNNNNNNNNNNNNNNNNNNNNNNNNNNNNNNNNNNNNNNNNNNNNNNNNNNNNNNNNNNNNNNNNNNNNNNNNNNNNNNNNNNNNNNNNNNNNNNNNNNNNNNNNNNNNNNNNNNNNNNNNNNNNNNNNNNNNNNNNNNNNNNNNNNNNNNNNNNNNNNNNNNNNNNNNNNNNNNNNNNNNNNNNNNNNNNNNNNNNNNNNNNNNNNNNNNNNNNNNNNNNNNNNNNNNNNNNNNNNNNNNNNNNNNNNNNNNNNNNNNNNNNNNNNNNNNNNNNNNNNNNNNNNNNNNNNNNNNNNNNNNNNNNNNNNNNNNNNNNNNNNNNNNNNNNNNNNNNNNNNNNNNNNNNNNNNNNNNNNNNNNNNNNNNNNNNNNNNNNNNNNNNNNNNNNNNNNNNNNNNNNNNNNNNNNNNNNNNNNNNNNNNNNNNNNNNNNNNNNNNNNNNNNNNNNNNNNNNNNNNNNNNNNNNNNNNNNNNNNNNNNNNNNNNNNNNNNNNNNNNNNNNNNNNNNNNNNNNNNNNNNNNNNNNNNNNNNNNNNNNNNNNNNNNNNNNNNNNNNNNNNNNNNNNNNNNNNNNNNNNNNNNNNNNNNNNNNNNNNNNNNNNNNNNNNNNNNNNNNNNNNNNNNNNNNNNNNNNNNNNNNNNNNNNNNNNNNNNNNNNNNNNNNNNNNNNNNNNNNNNNNNNNNNNNNNNNNNNNNNNNNNNNNNNNNNNNNNNNNNNNNNNNNNNNNNNNNNNNNNNNNNNNNNNNNNNNNNNNNNNNNNNNNNNNNNNNNNNNNNNNNNNNNNNNNNNNNNNNNNNNNNNNNNNNNNNNNNNNNNNNNNNNNNNNNNNNNNNNNNNNNNNNNNNNNNNNNNNNNNNNNNNNNNNNNNNNNNNNNNNNNNNNNNNNNNNNNNNNNNNNNNNNNNNNNNNNNNNNNNNNNNNNNNNNNNNNNNNNNNGTTAAGGACTTTAGATTTGACCGAAAGCAATTTTTCAATGGAGGGGTTGATGATCTTTTTGAGCAGCTTGTCCAATTGCAGCAGAGAGAACAAGAAATCCATTAGACATGGTTCTATTTCGAGGAGGACATGGATGGTTTAATCCAATTAAGTGCAGGGAGGCAGCAGATTTAATGGGACTATTCCGAACAGGTTTGGCGAGTTATCTAAATTGAGAACTTTTAGATCTCCGGCAAATTCATTCATCGGTACTCTTCATCTGAACACCATTTTGCAAATCTAATGAGACTTGTCTTACATGGATTTCTCCTATAATTTCACTGTACGACTTAATGTGCCCAAGGATTGGGTGCACGCCTTTTTGATGCTAATGGTATCATGTTGTGCTTCTTGCGAATAGGCAATCGCATTTCTGCTTGGCTTAAAAACTTCGAGACACACTTGAATGATATTTTTGCCTATCGATGCCGAATTTCAGGTAATGTCCCTACATGGTTTTTGGGATTTATCCTATTTGAGTTCTCTCAATATATCACACAATAATTTAAGTGGAACTCTGCCACCTTCTATGAAAGTTTCTGATACTATTGATCTGAGTTCGAACAAATTTGAAGGTTTGATACCAAAGATGGAGGACGTTGGTTTTTTGCAAGTCATAGATTTGAGTAACAACTCTATCTCTGGTCCTAttccatctttcttttctttggctGAATCCATTGAAGTTTTCTCTTTGGCAAATAATCATATTAGTGGTTGTTagaagaaggaaggagaaaGAGGCAGAGAAGAAGGTGATCAATTACTCATCTCATATGTTACAACAAGTGATCAtggggcttcatatagaagctaAATGTACAGGTatacgtatgtatatatatacatacacatatctaacaccccccctcaaactcaaggcggatcatgtgtcttgagtttggacAACATAAATAGATGCTGATCACGAGTCTGGGCTTTAGTGAAGAAATCAGCCACCTGAACCTCAGTAGGCAGATAATGAAGCGACACAGTATGAGCACGAACATGACAACGagtgaagtgtgcatccacaccaatgtgtttggtcagctcatgcttgaccggatcAGCAGCAATCTGAAGGGCTCCTGTACTGTCACAGTGAATAGGAATAGAAGAATGAATCGGTACACCAAAATCCTCTAGAATGGAGCGAATCCAAAGCACCTCCTGTACTGTAGAAGCCaaagcacgaacctcagcctcagcacTGGACTTGGCAACAGTCTGctgtttcttagtcttccaaacaacaagggaagacccaagaaagatacagtagCCAGTGACAGAGACCCTATCATCAGGGGAGctggcccaagtagcatcagaataggccTGTAGCTGAAGAGTGGACTGGTGTGAGTAGAACAAACCACGCGAGacagtgccacgaagatatcgcAGTACTGCGAAGAAGATGTCCATAATGAACAGAGGTGGGAGCCGCAACAAACTGACTGAGAATGTGCACAGCATGAGAGATGTCAGGACGTGTAACAGCAAGATATACCAAGCTACCAACAAGATGCCGATAGCGAGTAGGATCTGGTAAGGGAGTTCCATCAGAAGCACGAAGCTGCAAATGcaactccatcggtgtagcgGCAGTACGAGTATCGGTCAAGCCAGAGCGAGCAAGAAGATCAAGAGTGTAACGCTGCTGAGATAATCGATAACCATCAAgatgagatgtgatctcgatACCCAGAAAATAACGAAGCGGACCTAGATCAGTCATCAAGAAGGTCTCACACAGTTTCTGCTTCACAAAAGTAATATGAGCAGAATCATCACCAGTaagaatcatatcatccacatacagaAGAAGAATGGTCCGGCCACGAGGTGAAGAATGAATAAAGACTGCCGGATCATGGATGCTCGAAGTAAATCCAGCAGCCTCAACAACTGTACTGAATCTCTCAAACCAGGCACGAGGAGCCtgcttgagaccatagagagcacgGCGAAGACGACAAACAGATCCTGGAGGCACCTGAAGgccaggaggaggagtcatgtagacCTCCTCTTTcaggtccccatgaagaaaggcgttcttcacatcaagctgatgaagaacccaccGACGAACAGCGGCAACAGCAACTAATGTACGAACAGTGTGCATATGGGCTACAGGagcaaaagtctcctcatagtcacgaccatactcctgctgaaaaccgcgagcaacaagacgcgctttatagcgctcgagagaTCCATCAGAACGGGTCTTCACCCGATAAATCCAGCGACAAGTAATGGGAATGGCATGAGCAGGGAGAGGGACAATATCCCATGTGTGAGTCCGAGACaaggcatcaagctcctcaGTCATGGCGGTCCGCCACTCAGGGGATCGAACCGCTTCCCTGTAGGTACCTGGCTCAATGACATCTGAGATACTAGTGCTAGAAGAAGCATAACGAACAGGTGGATGTAAAGTGGAGCGATCTCGTAAAGAGTAAGGAGGGGAGGATACCTCAGGTGCTGGATCAATAGTAGGGGAGGCGTCAGAGAGGACCGGCAACGGTGGAGTCACAGTGGGATCTCGACGATGGTAAAGTAAACGAACTGGCGGGTGAGCAGGAGGGAGTGAAGAAGAAGTGGTAGACACAgcaggagactcaacagatagTGGAGAAGGAGGGTCAAGAGAGGAGTGACTAAGAAGCTCTGGAGAAGTGAGGAGAGGAGGAGACGAAGGTACTGGAGAAGTATCTGCAGGAGAAAAgggagggaaaagaaaagagagaggaaCCAAGGGAGAGGGAGACTCAGTAGAAGAAGGAGGGGTATAAAAGAggttagcttcatcaaatgtgacatcTCGAGAGATACGAATACGACGGGTAGCAGGATCATAGCAACGATAACCcttatgctcaaggctatatcccAGAAAAACACAAGAGACAGATTGGGCGGTAAGTTTGGTCCGTTCCCGAGGTGAGAGCAGAACAAAAcaacgacaaccaaaaacacgaagatgatcatagcgaggAGGTGTGCCATGAAGACACTCTCCCGGGCTGCGATCATGGAGATGAGAGGAAGGCTGGAGGTTAATTAGATAAACAGCCGTACTGACAGCATCAGCCCAAAAGTGAGGAGGAAGAAAtgcaccaagaagaagagcacgagccgtctctaagatatgacgatgcttGCGTTCTGCTACCccattctgaggatgagccccaggacAAGATAACTGAGGCAAGGTGCCCTCAGAGGACAAAAAAGCACGAAAAGCCTGAGAAATGTATTCACCACCTGAATCAGATTGAAAGATCTTGACTGAGGCAGCAAACTGGGTGTGAACCATGGCTATAAAAGATCGATAAATAGACAATAACTGACCACGATTATTCATAAAGTAGATCCAAGTAAAGcgagtgtagtcatcaataaaaataacatagtagcggttacctcctttagaaacaaaaggagcgggaccccaaacatcagaatgaataagATCAAAAGGAGCAGTAGTCTGAGATACACTCATAGGATAAGGAAGTTGAAGCTGTTTACCAAGTTTACAGCCAAGACAGACAACATCAGAGGAAGGAGAGACAGCTCCTAGGACGCCAAGACGAACAAGAGATGACAGACGAGATTGACACAAATGACCGAGACGATGATGCCACAGATGATGAGATAAAACGGCAGCATGACAGTGATGAACATCCTTAGCGGAAGATGATAGATGAAGAGTATCTAACACATAGACTCCATCATGGCGTCGGCCAGCTCCAATCACCTTCCCACTgtgatcctgcacacgacatgAGGTACAGTCAAAAATAACCTGACAGCCATAATCAGTAAGCTGACTAACAGACATAAGGttcatggataaacgaggaacatgagaTACAGAGGGAATAGAgaagaaagtagaagaaaaatggCCAGTAGATGAAATAGGAAGCAGTAGTCACGCCATGAAGACGTAACACGTGTAATATGTAATGGTGGACGAGAATGATGAAGATAAGTGACATCAGGAGTCATGTGAAGAGAAGCaccagaatcaagaagccaTAGAGGACAGTGAACTACCCGAGCAGTAAGGAGGAACCCGAGCTGACTGCGATGACCGGGTGGGATCTGCGAGGTGAGATCAGCGAAATGGCTAAACATCGCCAACAGCTGATGATCCGCAGGAGACAGAGACGGAGACGATGAGGGAGCCGAAGATGGTGGAGCAGGAGAGCCCTGAACAGAATGAACCTGTTGGTTGGAGTGAGGCAACGGTAGAAGAGGTGGTGAGGGAACAGTACGGGGAAGTCCACGCTGCTTCTTACGACACTCACGCTCAAGATGACCAAACATGCCACAAGAGTGACAAAACCATCACTGCGTTTCGCCGTAGAAGAAGAAGGCCGAGATGAGACAGAAGATGCCGGGGGTCGAGTAGATGAAAACGAAGAGACAGAAGGAAGGCGAGGGGCAGCAAGAGCACTACCACCCCCTGTAATAGAAGCCCGGAGACGGGTTTCCTCAGCACGAACAAAAGTGAAGGCATCATCCAAAGAGTAGACCGAGGGGGCATGCAGTAACTGAGCCCGAGTTTGCTCAAACTCAGGACGAAGGCGCATAATGAACTCATACATACGCCGTGTCCCATCATGACTACGGCGACGAGAGCAAGACTcagaacaagtaaggatctgGGCAGCATGAGCAGCACAATAAGGAGGAGTCAGAGCATCAATCTGACGCCATAATGCACAATACCGACTATAGAACTGGTCGACAGTATCCTCGCTCTGCTGAAGACTAGAGAGAGTCTGGTATAAGGTGTAAAGTTGCGCCTGACTGGAACCACAGTAGCGACGCTCAAGATAATCCCACATCTCCCGAGCAAAGGGAAGGTCGCTAATCTGAAGTTCGAATATCAAGAGTGACTGCCCTCGATGGATTATCATTTTAGTCAGAGAATCGCCGCCAGACCCCATTTCTCAAACTCGCCGCTCAAAGGCCGTGAGAAGGACAGAGGCCTCGTGGAAGGAATGGTGTCGGGAATAGAAGGAGCGTAGGAGCAAGACTAGTACCGGGCTAACGTGATCGAAGAACACGAATGCCATCGAGAATTCGCTTGAGAGTGAGCCGCCATGCAATATAGTTGGTGCCATCAAGGACAACATCTGAATGATGGAGATTGCGATGACGCATATCAGATAGCACCCCACTGAATCCATAGCcatccatatttaattatagatataataataataataataataataataataataataataataaatcacatgTGCACAGAGGACAATCAAATCAATGTAGTTGCTTTTGAGGACAGAGGGTTTCTTTGGGCTTGGCATCATATGTTTGGAAAAGGCACAAAGCCTTGATTCAAGGAAATGGAAAATGGAGGGTCGTGAGTGGGAGTCAAGGTAGGTGGGTGGTCGACGGGGCGAGGTCGGGGCCATGATGGGGCCGGGCGCGAGCTGGGGCGCAGGCGCGTGGGCCGGGCGAGGTCAGGGCGAGGCGAGGCCGGGCGCGAGCCGGGGCGGGGTGCAGTGGGCAGGCGAGGCGAGGGCAGGGCGAGCCGGGCGCGAGCTGGGGGCGAAGGGGCAGGCGGCGAGGCCGGGGAGGGGGCGGGTCAGGGAGCCGAGCGAGGCTGGGGGTTCAAAGTGTGAGTCGGGCGAGGGCTGGGGGTTCAGGGTGAGCCGGGCGAGGCCGGGGAGTCTGGGCGGGCGAGGCGGGGGTCATGGGGGCAAGCTGGGGGACCGGGCGCGAGTTGGGGCCGGCGAGCCGGGCGCGAGCGTGAGGCTTGACGGGGAGTCAGGGCGGTACGATTAGGGCGTGTTTAAGGTTTTTAAATGAAAGAGGGAAGAAAGGAAGAGATGTAAgaaaagagggaagaagaaagaactGGCCGGAGAGATGACCGGAGAGTTGGCCGGAGAAGATGGCCGGGGAAGAAAAcctagtctgataccatgttagaagaaggaaggagaaaGAGGCAGAGAAGAAGGTGATCAATTACTCATCTCATATGTTACAACAAGTGATCAtggggcttcatatagaagctaAATGTACAGGTatacgtatgtatatatatacatacacatatctaACAGTGGTAACATTCCTTTGTTCTTCTGTAACCTTACTTCTTTGGTGTTGCTCGATCTATCTAACAACAACATGTCTGGAGGACTTCCCCAATGCGGGAAACAAACATCAAGTTTGGCAATTCTTGATTTGTCCAACAACAATTTAATGGGCAGCATTCCTAATGGTATTGTATCTCTTCCCAGTCTCCGTTCTTTGCATTTGGAAAGAAATGGCTTCTCGGGAAATCTCCCTTTGTCCTTGAAAAAAGTCAACCAATTGGTAGTTCTTGATATTGGTGAAAACAAGCTTTCTGGAATAATACCTTCATGGATTGGCAGTCTTGTCTCATTAGTAGTCCTTCGTTTGAGATCAAACTTGTTTGAAGGTTCAATACCAGAGCAATTAATAAAACTCGCATCTCTCCGGGTTCTGGACCTTGCACAGAACAACCTCTCAGGTGTTATTTTTCCTCATTCTTTTGGAGGTTTTAAAGCCATGGTCGAAAGTCACACTGAAAGACCGAAAGTCCTGATTTCCAAATATAATCAAGTAGGCATTTTCAGTAATGCTTCATATTTTGGTGGATTTTCGTCGACATATAATTACTTGGAGTCTCTGGTGATAAGTGCAAAGGGGCAGCAAACAGAATACACAAAAGTGCTTTTTCTGGTCACTAGCATTGACTTGTCATCCAACAGGCTTTCTGGTAAATTCCCTGATGAATTGACATCACTTCATGGATTGATTTTCTTGAATCTTTCTGATAATCTTTTCAATGGAAAGTTACCAAAAAACATTGGTGACATGAATCAGCTAGAGTCACTCGATCTATCAATCAATAATTTCTCTGGAATCATTCCTCCGAGCATATCTTCTCTGACTTTTCTTGGTCATCTGAACTTATCACACAATAAGTTGTCAGGGAAAATTCCATCAGGCAATCAACTTCAGACATTAGATGCATCGGCTTTCTATTACAACGATGGTCTTTGTGGATTTCCTCTAAGAAATTGCACCAGTGAGACTCCTGCTCAAGGCCCTTTACATGGAGGAAATCAAGACGGGAATCAAGATTGGTTTGATAACTTGTGGTTTTACATAGGCCTCGCATCAGGATTCATTGTTGGCTTCTGGATGATCATTTTGTTCATCATGAtgaaaaaatcaagaagaatttCTTATTTCCAATCCATAGACAAGGTTTATGATTGGATTTATGTGAAGTTGGTGATATACTCCAGGAGACTGAAATCAATACTTACAAGGAGGAACTAAGGCCAGATATAAGCTTTGTGACGACTGCTATCTTACTACATATATTGAATGCATGTACTAATTCTCAATTCTATTTTACTATTGAAATGCATGTAGCTAAAATAAAACCCATGCACCTTATGATTTAAGCTATTGACTTTCTATGaacttaattttaataataaaaaaatgatattgaatgcaaaataaagaacaaatgTTTACTTCCAATATATTCAATTCAAAACTTGTTGCATCTTAATAGTACTTCAGAAACAAATTTTGGGGATGGGCACGGTAACATTTTGGGCATCTAGAATCCATGAGAGCTATTAAAAACTTCAATAGATAAGCCTAAGCAATGCTTCCGATTATTTAAATTATCCAAAGAGTTATTAAAATCCTCAACAAGGAAAGCCTTGAATAAGTAGCAGCAGGAGGAAAACAGAAGTGCATGTATCAGAGGATTGTTGCCTCATGAACATCTTTGCAGAAAATGagttctcaaataaaaaaagtagaatATCAACATGTATCAAGGTTTCTGACAGTGTTTATCATTCATGATGACTTACAAATGTGTGGAGAATGTAACTTTCATCTATGTAATTCACTCAAATTTAACTTGATCCACATTTATGAGCTGTTTTCATATGAAGACGGCAACATTGAATGGAAACCTTGAGTCAATGTTGTAAATTTAGTTATAAAAATTTGGTAAATGAATCTGATGAGAACTTTCTGTATTCTCCATGGAGAACATCAATCAGTTCTTTTCAAGCTTTAAACTGGTTGTTTTGTGTTAACCACCAAccagtaataaaaaaattaaggcaCTAACAACCATCAAATTTAGTATAGACCTTTAGGTCAAATCCACCatttgtttgcataaataattcttttagCAGAAATTTCGATATACCTTTCACGAATTAGTTTGTTATACTATAATTCCAGAAAGTAGTATTTGATTGTAAGCCCCCATAAACTATCAGCCTTTGATGTTTAACATTTAACAGAAACTTTAGAGAAAATAGATTTATCATCATAAGTTGATCTTATGATGACGCCAAAGTAAACAACATACAATCAAAACACCAGTTTATGCATGAAGGCcataaaatttatagtttaaacttCTAGGGATGATTgactttatataaaattttttattttaaatgaaaagggAATAACAAATGTTGAAAAAGGAATTATTGAGAGGTTTGATTCTGATGTATGCATTTAATTTGCATCCCATAAATTCCTTGTCCACATTAAGTTTAGGATCATCAAAGCTATGCATATACATCTAATAAAAGAACACCACAGTTTAACATTATACAAACTAAATTTATCATGTAGTCAACCTTCTGTTAACTTTCTATATaaccaaaactaaaaactaatcaTATAAGTAATTGTAGctaattcttataaaaaaacagGATAGATCAAAGGTTCTCAATACACAAGGAGGCTTGAACTTGAAATTTGTGGAATATATCAGAGTCTTAGTTATGTAATTTAGACAAATTTAACTTGCTCGTCCTCATTGTTGAAC is a window from the Dioscorea cayenensis subsp. rotundata cultivar TDr96_F1 chromosome 2, TDr96_F1_v2_PseudoChromosome.rev07_lg8_w22 25.fasta, whole genome shotgun sequence genome containing:
- the LOC120273687 gene encoding probable leucine-rich repeat receptor-like protein kinase At1g35710, giving the protein MGKSEMQPFSLFDYVLFSLPNFIGSFTKLEYLNLSNAGFSGAIPHTFGNLSCLRYLDLSSNYDLQTNDLHWLSGMTSLWWHLCYYRSASLSQLHISSCADLSHNNGLNITLPQWLFNLTSLVHLELSACALYGKLPVTVGNLSRLRVLNLSGNHFDGVIPESLGNLGSLESLDLSDNELNGSIPESLSNLTNLVFFDLSYNKFGKLPESIGRLQKLVEFHLSNNQIQGLMPASIGDLRNLQYLDLSQNMISGAIPESFGNLTLLQHFDGAVNNLRGKLPETMGNFIHLQFLYLSQNMIAGELPGSMGKLTSLTVLDLSMNNISGILPKSMGNLCKLQWLDLSSNLIKGAIDDLVNRLSNCPENYIRNSSSVSEDTDGMSYLNLANNRFNGRVPDSIGRLANLRILQLKENSFVGTLTEHHFLNLTDLYYMDFSYNLLQLNVPNDWVPPFYADTIMMCSCRISSVFPAWLKTQTGLEYLCLSEAEISGNVPTWFWNLSSNGLVLLNISHNNLSGIHLLLQHSSLEIIDMSRNKFEAYHLCNLTILKNAGSVSNNMRLENFHIAGISFLVQYLHGLEVLASLVFLRLRSNLFEGSIPEQLLNLSSLQVLDLAQNNLSVVIFPHTFGGFKVMATSYSERSRLLISQYDQERNFTNVSGTYEYLESRACPIAAERTRNPLDMVLFRGGHGWFNPIKCREAADLMGLFRTGNRISAWLKNFETHLNDIFAYRCRISGLIPKMEDVGFLQVIDLSNNSISGPIPSFFSLAESIEVFSLANNHISGC
- the LOC120273700 gene encoding glycine-rich cell wall structural protein-like; the protein is MGPGASWGAGAWAGRGQGEARPGASRGGVQWAGEARAGRAGRELGAKGQAARPGRGRVREPSEAGGSKCESGEGWGFRVSRARPGSLGGRGGGHGGKLGDRARVGAGEPGASVRLDGESGRYD
- the LOC120273709 gene encoding receptor-like protein EIX1, whose translation is MSGGLPQCGKQTSSLAILDLSNNNLMGSIPNGIVSLPSLRSLHLERNGFSGNLPLSLKKVNQLVVLDIGENKLSGIIPSWIGSLVSLVVLRLRSNLFEGSIPEQLIKLASLRVLDLAQNNLSGVIFPHSFGGFKAMVESHTERPKVLISKYNQVGIFSNASYFGGFSSTYNYLESLVISAKGQQTEYTKVLFLVTSIDLSSNRLSGKFPDELTSLHGLIFLNLSDNLFNGKLPKNIGDMNQLESLDLSINNFSGIIPPSISSLTFLGHLNLSHNKLSGKIPSGNQLQTLDASAFYYNDGLCGFPLRNCTSETPAQGPLHGGNQDGNQDWFDNLWFYIGLASGFIVGFWMIILFIMMKKSRRISYFQSIDKVYDWIYVKLVIYSRRLKSILTRRN